The following proteins come from a genomic window of Solwaraspora sp. WMMA2065:
- a CDS encoding carotenoid oxygenase family protein produces MSVVTHSPLTPATVRRDNRRPVAHETTGTDLVVSGRLPAELDGCLVRIGPNPTRSDPRAHPLVGDGMVHGVRLRHGRALWYRNRWVRSDSVARTRGELPIPGPRHGLSDNANANVIRHAGRTLALGEAGVLPIELDGELDSVARMDFDATLPHGFTAHAETDPVTGELFAVAYYHDLPYVEHLVVGVDGRVRHSTRIEVAGTPLMHSVALTDRHTVLFDLPVAFDPALAHAGSRFPYAWSAGRPARIGLLPRAAAGPAVRWFEVDPCYVFHPVNAYETADRCVIDVVRHERVFDRDRRTPGECAPTLWRWTLDLTSGSVAAEQLDDIPQEFPRIDDRRKTTPYRYAYTVAMQDGTGTLGGSALLRHDLDGRDVAVHDFGPYREAGEAVFVPRGPVGAEDDGWLLTYVYDARVDRSSLVVLDAADFTGEPVAVVHLPVRVPSGFHANWIAG; encoded by the coding sequence ATGAGCGTCGTCACCCACTCACCCCTGACTCCCGCGACCGTCCGCCGGGACAACCGGCGTCCCGTCGCTCACGAGACGACCGGCACCGACCTGGTCGTCAGCGGTCGGTTGCCCGCCGAGCTCGACGGCTGCCTGGTCCGGATCGGCCCCAACCCGACCCGATCCGACCCGCGGGCCCACCCGCTGGTCGGCGACGGCATGGTGCACGGTGTGCGACTGCGGCACGGTCGGGCGCTGTGGTACCGCAACCGGTGGGTACGCAGCGACAGCGTCGCCCGTACCCGCGGTGAACTCCCCATCCCCGGCCCCCGGCACGGGCTGAGCGACAACGCCAACGCCAACGTGATCCGGCACGCCGGCCGTACCCTCGCGCTCGGCGAAGCCGGCGTCCTGCCGATCGAGCTCGACGGCGAGCTCGACTCGGTGGCCCGGATGGACTTCGACGCGACCCTGCCGCACGGCTTCACCGCGCACGCCGAGACCGACCCGGTCACCGGGGAGCTGTTCGCCGTCGCCTACTACCACGACCTGCCCTACGTCGAACACCTGGTCGTCGGCGTGGACGGCCGGGTGCGGCACAGCACCCGGATCGAGGTGGCCGGCACTCCGCTGATGCACTCGGTGGCCCTGACCGACCGGCACACCGTGCTGTTCGACCTGCCGGTCGCCTTCGACCCGGCTCTGGCCCACGCCGGATCCCGGTTCCCGTACGCCTGGTCCGCTGGTCGGCCGGCCCGGATCGGCCTGCTGCCCCGGGCCGCCGCCGGGCCGGCCGTGCGCTGGTTCGAGGTCGATCCGTGTTACGTCTTCCACCCGGTGAACGCCTACGAGACCGCCGACCGGTGCGTAATCGACGTCGTACGGCACGAGCGGGTCTTCGACCGGGACCGCCGGACACCCGGTGAGTGCGCCCCGACGCTGTGGCGCTGGACCCTCGACCTGACCAGCGGGTCCGTCGCGGCCGAACAGCTCGACGACATTCCGCAGGAGTTCCCGCGCATCGACGACCGGCGCAAGACGACCCCCTACCGGTACGCGTACACGGTGGCGATGCAGGACGGTACCGGCACGCTGGGCGGCTCGGCGCTGCTGCGGCACGATCTGGACGGCAGGGACGTGGCGGTGCACGACTTCGGGCCGTACCGGGAGGCGGGGGAGGCCGTCTTCGTGCCGCGTGGCCCGGTCGGCGCAGAGGATGACGGCTGGCTGCTCACCTATGTGTACGACGCCCGGGTCGACCGCAGCAGCCTGGTGGTGCTCGACGCCGCCGACTTCACCGGTGAGCCGGTGGCCGTGGTGCACCTGCCGGTACGGGTGCCCAGCGGCTTCCACGCCAACTGGATCGCCGGCTGA
- a CDS encoding TetR-like C-terminal domain-containing protein: MSPRRVDPQLAAALLEAAARLLAEGGTAALTTRRLAAEVGTSTTVVYTYYGGMDNLVRAMVHEGFARLHRRMATVRATNDAVADVMALGYAYRANALDHPQLYLVMFGSSALGGFALGEGDRQHGRYTLEPLVDAVSRAIEQGRFRPADPLLVGQTMWIALHGLVALELGGYLIDPYDADLCFETQLRSLMVGAGDKHEATMISLARARRRRPPRPASASAPASASASASQKDSALSNTGEVTP, translated from the coding sequence GTGAGTCCGCGCCGGGTCGATCCGCAGCTGGCCGCCGCCCTGCTCGAAGCAGCCGCGCGGCTGCTGGCCGAAGGGGGCACGGCCGCGCTGACCACCCGCCGGCTGGCCGCCGAGGTCGGCACGTCGACCACCGTCGTCTACACCTACTACGGCGGGATGGACAACCTGGTCCGGGCGATGGTGCACGAGGGCTTCGCCCGGCTGCACCGGCGGATGGCGACCGTCCGGGCCACCAACGACGCCGTGGCCGACGTGATGGCGCTCGGGTACGCGTACCGCGCCAACGCCCTCGACCACCCGCAGCTCTACCTGGTCATGTTCGGCAGTTCGGCACTCGGCGGGTTCGCCCTCGGCGAGGGTGACCGCCAGCACGGCCGGTACACCCTGGAGCCGCTGGTCGACGCCGTGTCCCGGGCCATTGAGCAGGGCCGGTTCCGACCGGCCGATCCGCTGCTCGTCGGGCAGACCATGTGGATCGCGTTGCACGGTCTGGTCGCCCTCGAACTCGGCGGCTACCTGATCGACCCGTACGACGCCGACCTGTGCTTCGAGACCCAGTTGCGCTCGCTGATGGTGGGCGCCGGCGACAAACACGAAGCCACCATGATCTCGCTGGCTCGGGCCCGCCGCCGCCGACCGCCACGGCCGGCGTCGGCGTCGGCACCTGCGTCGGCGTCTGCGTCGGCGAGCCAGAAAGACAGCGCCCTGAGCAATACCGGAGAAGTAACACCCTGA
- a CDS encoding GMC family oxidoreductase N-terminal domain-containing protein codes for MNEFDYLVVGAGSAGAALAARLSEDPQRRVLLLEAGPDYATVAETPDEILDGSAMSMSTYDWRFKAEITDRRRIIFPRGKLTGGSSAVGATIALRGTPNNFDEWASMGNPAWAWNEVLPYYKRLENDLDFDNEYHGQGGPIPIRRWRPDELAPVQHVFHEAALKAGFPDVEDHNHPEATGVGPIPSNRNDTRTRFSTAMGYLGMARGRANLTIYSGAQVNRVLFTGTRAHGVEVTNPAGGTEEIHARNVVLAAGAVNSPTILMRSGIGPASDLRRLGIDVLLDRPGVGGTLIDHPRTGAFMVPKEGTFDPQDAFLQTMVRTTAPGSDEFNDLQYYMINHFDLTLFPELQMLAAAKTIFGVMVVHQRPQSRGRLVLASADPTSPPDIDLNFLATEQDIKILVDAVRTCWQLMQTPGIVDRGDRFVVLGEEMVSDDDILGHYVRLSLDSGYHPVGTTRMGTADDADAVVDEGLRVHGTDNLYVGDASVMPSIVNCNTNLTSIMIGERLADWLTAS; via the coding sequence ATGAACGAATTCGATTATCTGGTGGTCGGAGCCGGGTCCGCCGGAGCCGCACTCGCCGCCCGCCTGAGCGAGGACCCGCAGCGCAGGGTACTGCTGCTGGAGGCGGGTCCGGACTACGCCACCGTCGCCGAGACACCGGACGAGATCCTCGACGGCAGTGCCATGTCGATGTCCACGTACGACTGGCGCTTCAAGGCCGAAATCACCGACCGCCGGCGCATCATCTTCCCGCGCGGGAAACTGACCGGTGGATCGTCTGCGGTCGGCGCGACCATCGCCCTGCGTGGCACGCCGAACAACTTCGACGAATGGGCGTCGATGGGCAATCCGGCGTGGGCCTGGAACGAGGTCCTGCCGTACTACAAGCGACTCGAGAACGACCTGGACTTCGACAATGAGTACCACGGTCAGGGCGGTCCGATCCCGATCCGCCGGTGGCGGCCCGACGAGCTGGCCCCGGTGCAGCACGTCTTCCACGAGGCCGCTCTCAAGGCCGGCTTCCCCGACGTGGAGGACCACAACCACCCCGAGGCCACCGGGGTCGGTCCCATCCCGTCGAACCGCAACGACACCCGTACCCGGTTCTCCACCGCGATGGGCTACCTGGGCATGGCCCGCGGCCGGGCGAACCTGACCATCTACTCCGGCGCGCAGGTCAACCGGGTGCTGTTCACCGGGACCCGGGCGCACGGCGTGGAGGTCACCAACCCGGCCGGCGGCACCGAGGAGATCCACGCCCGCAACGTCGTGCTGGCCGCCGGAGCGGTCAACTCGCCGACGATCCTGATGCGCTCGGGCATCGGTCCGGCCAGCGATCTGCGCCGGCTCGGCATCGACGTGCTCCTCGACCGCCCCGGGGTCGGCGGCACCCTGATCGACCACCCGCGCACCGGCGCGTTCATGGTGCCGAAGGAGGGCACGTTCGACCCGCAGGACGCATTCCTGCAGACCATGGTGCGCACCACCGCACCGGGCTCGGACGAGTTCAACGACCTGCAGTACTACATGATCAATCACTTCGATCTGACGCTCTTCCCCGAGCTGCAGATGCTCGCCGCGGCGAAGACGATCTTCGGGGTGATGGTGGTGCACCAGCGGCCGCAGTCGAGGGGACGCCTGGTGCTCGCCTCGGCCGACCCGACGTCACCGCCGGACATCGACCTGAACTTCCTTGCCACCGAGCAGGACATCAAGATCCTGGTCGACGCGGTCCGCACCTGCTGGCAGCTGATGCAGACCCCGGGCATCGTCGACCGCGGCGACCGGTTCGTCGTCCTCGGCGAGGAGATGGTCTCCGACGACGACATCCTCGGCCACTACGTCCGGCTCAGCCTGGACAGCGGCTACCACCCGGTCGGCACCACCCGGATGGGCACCGCCGACGACGCCGACGCCGTCGTCGACGAAGGGCTGCGGGTGCACGGCACGGACAATCTGTACGTGGGCGACGCCTCGGTCATGCCGTCGATCGTCAACTGCAACACCAACCTGACCTCGATCATGATCGGTGAGCGGCTCGCCGACTGGCTGACGGCCTCCTGA
- a CDS encoding SDR family oxidoreductase → MSDMSGRTTIVVGASRGLGHGVATAFADAGAPVIAVARTAMDFPVPANGAGSIQPEIADAGEATVPATLIDQYEPEAVVLVAGATPHMRALQEQTWETFSVNWETDVRITFHWLREVLLKPLRPGSRVIVVSSGAVLGGSPLSGGYAGAKATQRYITGYAQDEAKRAGLDITFTTVLPRFAPMTGVGLPAVRAYAARAGKSTEEFVNRIGPPLTPQIAGAAMVDLVRADAATVAPGYELTGAGLQKLS, encoded by the coding sequence ATGAGTGACATGTCGGGCCGGACCACGATCGTGGTCGGGGCGAGCCGCGGCCTGGGCCACGGGGTCGCCACCGCCTTCGCCGACGCCGGTGCGCCGGTGATCGCGGTGGCCCGTACCGCGATGGACTTCCCGGTGCCGGCCAACGGCGCCGGGTCGATCCAACCCGAGATCGCCGACGCCGGCGAGGCCACCGTCCCGGCCACCCTGATCGACCAGTACGAGCCCGAGGCCGTGGTCCTGGTCGCCGGGGCCACTCCGCACATGCGTGCGCTGCAGGAGCAGACCTGGGAGACGTTCTCGGTCAACTGGGAGACCGACGTGCGGATCACCTTCCACTGGCTGCGCGAGGTGCTGCTCAAGCCGCTGCGTCCCGGCAGCCGGGTGATCGTGGTCAGCAGCGGTGCCGTGCTCGGCGGATCGCCGCTCAGCGGCGGCTACGCCGGTGCCAAGGCGACTCAGCGCTACATCACCGGCTACGCCCAGGACGAGGCGAAGCGGGCCGGCCTGGACATCACCTTCACCACGGTGCTGCCGAGGTTCGCGCCGATGACCGGCGTGGGCCTGCCCGCCGTACGGGCGTACGCGGCCCGCGCCGGCAAGTCGACCGAGGAGTTCGTCAACCGGATCGGGCCGCCGCTGACCCCGCAGATCGCCGGTGCCGCGATGGTGGACCTGGTCCGGGCGGACGCCGCGACGGTCGCGCCGGGCTACGAGCTCACCGGGGCCGGGCTGCAGAAGCTGTCCTGA
- a CDS encoding DUF899 domain-containing protein translates to MNPPQVVSREEWLAARTALLEKEKEVTKARDMIAQERRDLPMVKVEKEYLFEGPNGTLTLLDLFEGRRQLVVRHFMYAPGDKEGCIGCSMQADSVGELSHMWARDTTFVMISRAPLADFQAFKARMGWEIPWYSSFGSDFNYDYEVSTEQGESPGVSAFYRDGDDVYFTYSIFDRGGEIFKNFYNYLDITHLGRREDELEHPWDWWRHKDRYDAENAAVPGANWWNGTRFQK, encoded by the coding sequence ATGAACCCTCCGCAAGTTGTCTCCAGAGAAGAATGGCTGGCGGCACGCACAGCGCTGCTGGAGAAAGAGAAGGAAGTCACCAAGGCGCGGGACATGATTGCCCAAGAGCGCCGCGATCTCCCGATGGTCAAGGTGGAGAAGGAGTACCTCTTCGAGGGGCCGAACGGTACGCTGACGCTGCTCGACCTGTTCGAGGGGCGCCGCCAGCTCGTCGTGCGGCACTTCATGTACGCCCCGGGCGACAAGGAGGGATGCATCGGCTGCTCGATGCAGGCTGACAGCGTCGGCGAGCTGTCGCACATGTGGGCCCGGGACACCACCTTCGTGATGATCTCGCGGGCTCCGCTGGCCGACTTCCAGGCGTTCAAGGCCCGGATGGGCTGGGAGATTCCCTGGTACTCGTCGTTCGGCAGCGACTTCAACTACGACTACGAGGTCTCCACCGAGCAGGGCGAGTCGCCCGGCGTCAGCGCATTCTACCGCGACGGCGACGACGTCTACTTCACCTACTCGATCTTCGACCGGGGTGGTGAGATCTTCAAAAACTTCTACAACTACCTGGACATCACCCACCTCGGCCGGCGCGAGGACGAGCTCGAGCACCCGTGGGACTGGTGGCGTCACAAGGACCGGTACGACGCGGAGAACGCGGCGGTGCCGGGCGCCAACTGGTGGAACGGCACCAGGTTCCAAAAGTAG
- a CDS encoding AMP-binding protein, with protein sequence MTTTTPTPTTVDIPDLSLPAFVLQRAEQYGDRTALVDVAGGDGYTYRQLASMVRRLAAGLHARGFRRGDVLAMLAPNVPEYPIVVLAASLAGGTVVVLNPIDTPDDLAGHLTDAGAKLLVTVPSEVPKAAALAARTKVEEIVVMGAADGATSLSELLSDDPAPEVAIDPASDVAALLHSSGSTGRPKGVMLTHRNIVATVLQTRTVTPLGADEKVLAMPPFHHAFGLIMVMSASLLQGATIVTMPRFDPEGYVKAIHDHRITRLYIVPTLAVLLARSPLPDRYDLSSVRSIVSGGAALDPEIARLCRERLGCHIAQGYGLTEAMTSFMQLEEPLVPASVGRTAPNVECRIVDVTTGAQLGAHQRGEILIRGPHVMKGYLNAAEVTSKVLRPDGFMHTGDLGYLDDDGELFLVDRIKELIKYKGQQVSPVELEAVLMTHPKVADAAVIGVPDEEASEIPKAFVVAKEPTTEQELMAFVAEQVAPYKKIRQIEFIEQIPRTPVGKIERRRLKERTFSS encoded by the coding sequence GTGACCACCACCACTCCGACGCCGACGACCGTCGACATCCCGGACCTGTCGCTGCCGGCGTTCGTGCTGCAGCGCGCCGAGCAGTACGGCGACCGTACGGCACTGGTCGACGTGGCCGGTGGCGACGGCTACACGTACCGCCAGCTGGCCTCGATGGTGCGTCGGCTGGCCGCCGGGCTGCACGCCCGTGGCTTCCGCCGGGGCGACGTGCTGGCGATGCTCGCGCCGAACGTGCCGGAGTATCCGATCGTGGTGCTCGCCGCGTCGCTGGCCGGCGGCACGGTCGTCGTGCTCAACCCGATCGACACGCCCGACGATCTGGCCGGCCACCTCACCGACGCCGGCGCGAAGCTGTTGGTGACCGTACCGTCCGAGGTGCCCAAGGCGGCGGCGCTGGCCGCCCGTACCAAGGTCGAGGAGATCGTGGTCATGGGCGCGGCGGACGGCGCGACGTCGCTGTCGGAGCTGCTCAGTGACGACCCGGCGCCGGAGGTGGCCATCGACCCGGCGAGTGACGTCGCGGCGCTGCTGCACTCCAGCGGCAGCACCGGACGCCCCAAGGGGGTGATGCTGACGCACCGCAACATCGTCGCGACCGTGCTGCAGACCAGGACGGTCACGCCGCTCGGCGCGGACGAGAAGGTGCTCGCCATGCCGCCGTTCCACCACGCGTTCGGTCTGATCATGGTGATGAGCGCCAGCCTGTTGCAGGGCGCGACGATCGTGACGATGCCGCGGTTCGACCCGGAAGGGTACGTCAAGGCGATCCACGACCACCGGATCACCCGCCTCTACATTGTCCCCACGCTCGCCGTGCTGCTGGCCCGGAGCCCGCTGCCGGACCGGTACGACCTGTCGTCGGTCCGGTCGATCGTCTCCGGCGGCGCCGCGCTCGACCCCGAGATCGCCCGGCTCTGCCGGGAACGTCTCGGTTGTCACATCGCCCAGGGGTACGGCCTCACCGAGGCGATGACGTCGTTCATGCAGCTCGAGGAGCCGTTGGTGCCCGCGTCGGTGGGCCGCACGGCGCCCAATGTCGAGTGCCGGATCGTCGACGTGACCACTGGGGCGCAGCTCGGTGCGCACCAGCGGGGCGAGATCCTGATCCGGGGTCCGCACGTGATGAAGGGGTACCTCAACGCCGCCGAGGTGACCAGCAAGGTGCTCCGGCCGGACGGGTTCATGCACACCGGTGACCTCGGCTACCTCGACGACGACGGCGAGTTGTTCCTGGTCGACCGGATCAAGGAGCTCATCAAGTACAAGGGCCAGCAGGTCTCCCCGGTCGAGCTCGAAGCGGTCCTGATGACCCACCCGAAGGTGGCGGACGCGGCGGTCATCGGCGTGCCGGACGAGGAGGCCAGCGAGATCCCGAAGGCCTTCGTGGTCGCCAAGGAGCCGACCACCGAGCAGGAGCTCATGGCGTTCGTCGCCGAACAGGTGGCGCCGTACAAGAAGATCCGGCAGATCGAGTTCATCGAGCAGATTCCCCGGACCCCGGTGGGCAAGATCGAGCGGCGTCGGCTGAAGGAGCGGACGTTCAGCTCGTAG
- a CDS encoding p-hydroxycinnamoyl CoA hydratase/lyase — translation MMVLETVNLEMDGPVATIYMNRPAKKNAMNPQMHRDMNQALDTIEAAGNVKAVVVTGVGDSFSAGMDLEECFLQPFDDPQLFYRTNLIALTWFKRLKAFPAVTIAKVNGFAFGGGLLVTGLCDLAVTSETALFGLSEINFGIFPAGGATWAATHNLPRKQALYYILTGDTMTGQQAQEYGLVNKAVPADQLDAETDRIVRKIAKKNPITLELAKQVYERTTTMDLPTAIDYDQAKLWELSRLSGNEWVNVALKQFEKRAYQPGLSTYSRAEAKS, via the coding sequence ATGATGGTGCTGGAAACCGTGAACCTCGAGATGGACGGCCCGGTGGCCACCATCTACATGAACCGCCCGGCCAAGAAGAACGCGATGAACCCGCAGATGCACCGGGACATGAACCAGGCCCTCGACACGATCGAGGCGGCCGGCAACGTCAAGGCGGTCGTGGTGACCGGCGTCGGCGACAGCTTCAGCGCCGGGATGGACCTCGAGGAGTGCTTCCTGCAGCCGTTCGACGACCCGCAGCTGTTCTACCGGACCAACCTGATCGCGTTGACCTGGTTCAAGCGGCTCAAGGCGTTCCCGGCGGTGACCATCGCCAAGGTCAACGGGTTCGCGTTCGGCGGCGGCCTGCTGGTCACCGGCCTTTGCGACCTGGCGGTGACGTCGGAGACCGCACTGTTCGGCCTGTCGGAAATCAACTTCGGGATCTTCCCGGCCGGCGGCGCCACCTGGGCGGCCACCCACAACCTGCCCCGCAAGCAGGCGCTCTACTACATCCTGACCGGCGACACCATGACCGGCCAGCAGGCACAGGAGTACGGCCTGGTCAACAAGGCGGTTCCGGCCGACCAGCTGGACGCCGAGACCGACCGGATCGTGCGGAAGATCGCCAAGAAGAACCCGATCACCCTGGAACTGGCCAAGCAGGTCTACGAGCGCACCACCACCATGGACCTGCCGACTGCCATCGACTACGACCAGGCCAAGCTCTGGGAGCTGTCCCGGCTCAGCGGCAACGAATGGGTCAACGTCGCGCTGAAGCAGTTCGAGAAGCGCGCCTACCAGCCGGGGCTGAGCACCTACAGCCGCGCGGAGGCGAAGTCGTGA
- a CDS encoding ChaB family protein produces MAAKREKADKHQQAEQMRDDVPSTIARSDDKAVRTYKKTLESAEESYGDPARAHRAAYASLKHSHEKVGDHWQPKDSLGPSDPQAAQGTPQSLRRPRETAQGVDANAGKGHLDDVARQVGIDHPQDMNKDELVKEIEKANARATAKARRK; encoded by the coding sequence ATGGCCGCCAAGCGGGAGAAGGCCGACAAGCACCAGCAGGCCGAGCAGATGCGTGACGACGTGCCCAGCACGATCGCCCGCTCCGACGACAAGGCCGTACGGACCTACAAGAAGACCCTGGAATCGGCCGAGGAGAGTTACGGCGACCCGGCGCGGGCGCACCGCGCGGCGTACGCCTCGTTGAAACACAGCCACGAGAAGGTCGGCGACCACTGGCAGCCAAAGGACAGCCTGGGCCCGTCCGATCCGCAGGCGGCCCAGGGCACGCCCCAGTCGTTGCGCCGGCCCCGGGAGACCGCCCAGGGGGTCGACGCCAACGCCGGCAAAGGCCACCTCGACGACGTGGCGCGCCAGGTCGGCATCGACCACCCGCAGGACATGAACAAGGACGAACTGGTCAAGGAAATTGAGAAGGCGAACGCCCGGGCGACCGCGAAGGCCCGTAGGAAGTGA
- a CDS encoding DUF1622 domain-containing protein has product MNFETAVLIIGTTVDALGVLIILTGLVVGTVLYLRGAFRERNMRATYRRYRQDIGRAILLGLEFLVAGDIIRTVAISPTFQSVGVLAMIVAVRTFLSFSLEVELDGRWPWGRRRRTGDDAAATGRQA; this is encoded by the coding sequence ATGAACTTCGAGACAGCTGTCCTGATCATCGGTACGACGGTTGACGCCCTCGGTGTGCTGATCATCCTCACCGGCCTGGTCGTCGGCACGGTGCTCTACCTGCGAGGCGCGTTTCGTGAGCGGAACATGCGGGCGACCTACCGCCGGTACCGGCAGGACATCGGCCGGGCGATCCTGCTCGGGCTGGAGTTTCTCGTCGCCGGGGACATCATCCGTACCGTGGCGATCTCGCCGACCTTCCAGAGCGTCGGCGTGCTGGCAATGATCGTCGCGGTGCGTACGTTCCTCAGCTTCTCCCTGGAGGTCGAGCTGGATGGCCGGTGGCCGTGGGGCCGGCGACGTCGCACCGGCGACGACGCCGCGGCGACGGGACGACAGGCATGA
- a CDS encoding insulinase family protein produces MIRQLDVDGIPALLAPTGGPTHAGLMFRVGQADETLARRGLTHLLEHLVLHPLGAADYHYNGTTGSVVTHFHLSGSVDDITTFLTGVCRSLRELPVHRLDTEKAILDTEWAGRPAAATDQLPLWRYGARDYGLGAYAELGLPAITAEDLQEWAARYFTRENAVLWLAGAELPPDLRLELPSGTRMPAPAASSALAGTPAFFYGPGRATAMDAVVPAGAAARVLSGVVERELFRALRQRDGLSYTTATDYEPRGDGNAVVTALADAPNGKEDAVLGGFVDVLAKIRVGRIDEADVAAVVGKATEALSSVEADGARLPSIAFNLLTGRPVRSSDDLTRQLKEVTVESVHAVATTAHASSLLMTPRGRGADWAGFTRAEPGLVGLLPGTSHRGLGGLDGQRLIVGAEGVSLVTGSGQSGQVVSVRYDRCAAMLAWPDGGRQLIGDDGVSLQLEPTVYEGATAELADAAVPVQSRIDLPARDPAEIPQPETVAGPAGRHPRSGVAGSGVVARFRNLGSDQQLKVGALGLITLVVGVAVLSLTIAMIVGAVDFRVLSALGSWMIAGYLGRAFLKAWNEGR; encoded by the coding sequence ATGATCCGGCAACTCGACGTCGACGGGATCCCGGCGCTGCTGGCCCCGACCGGAGGGCCCACGCACGCCGGGCTGATGTTCCGGGTCGGCCAGGCCGACGAGACGCTGGCCCGGCGTGGCCTCACCCATCTGCTCGAACACCTCGTGCTGCATCCGCTCGGCGCCGCCGACTACCACTACAACGGCACCACCGGCAGCGTGGTGACCCACTTTCACCTGTCGGGCTCCGTCGACGACATCACCACCTTTCTGACCGGGGTGTGCAGGTCGTTGCGGGAACTGCCGGTGCACCGCCTGGACACCGAGAAGGCGATCCTGGACACCGAGTGGGCCGGCCGGCCGGCTGCCGCCACCGACCAGTTGCCGCTGTGGCGCTACGGCGCGCGTGACTACGGGCTGGGTGCGTATGCCGAGCTCGGATTGCCCGCGATCACCGCCGAGGACCTGCAGGAGTGGGCGGCCCGGTACTTCACCCGGGAGAACGCGGTCCTCTGGCTGGCGGGTGCCGAGTTGCCGCCGGATCTGCGGCTGGAGTTGCCGTCCGGGACCCGGATGCCGGCCCCTGCCGCCTCGTCGGCGCTGGCGGGTACGCCGGCGTTCTTCTACGGGCCGGGTCGGGCGACCGCGATGGACGCGGTGGTGCCCGCCGGGGCGGCCGCCCGGGTGCTCAGCGGTGTCGTCGAGCGGGAGCTGTTTCGGGCGCTGCGGCAGCGGGACGGCCTGTCATACACGACCGCCACCGACTACGAGCCACGAGGCGACGGCAACGCGGTGGTCACCGCCCTCGCGGACGCTCCCAACGGCAAGGAGGACGCGGTACTCGGTGGCTTCGTCGATGTACTGGCCAAGATCCGGGTGGGTCGGATCGACGAAGCGGACGTCGCCGCTGTCGTCGGTAAGGCCACCGAGGCGCTGTCCAGCGTGGAAGCGGACGGCGCGCGGCTGCCGTCGATCGCGTTCAACCTGCTCACCGGCCGGCCGGTGCGGTCCAGTGACGACCTGACCCGGCAGTTGAAGGAGGTCACCGTCGAGTCGGTGCATGCGGTGGCGACCACCGCGCACGCGTCGTCGCTGCTGATGACGCCCCGTGGCCGGGGTGCCGACTGGGCCGGTTTCACCCGGGCCGAGCCGGGCCTGGTGGGGTTGCTTCCCGGCACCAGCCACCGAGGGCTGGGCGGGCTGGACGGCCAACGGCTGATCGTCGGGGCGGAGGGGGTCAGCCTCGTCACCGGGTCCGGGCAGTCCGGGCAGGTGGTATCGGTGCGCTACGACCGTTGCGCGGCGATGCTGGCCTGGCCGGACGGTGGCCGTCAGCTCATCGGTGACGACGGCGTCAGTCTGCAGTTGGAACCGACGGTCTACGAGGGTGCCACCGCCGAGCTCGCCGATGCAGCAGTCCCGGTGCAGTCCCGGATCGACCTGCCGGCCCGGGACCCGGCGGAGATCCCGCAGCCGGAGACCGTCGCCGGTCCGGCCGGGCGGCATCCCCGGTCGGGCGTCGCCGGCAGCGGGGTGGTTGCCCGGTTCCGAAACCTGGGCAGCGACCAGCAGTTGAAGGTCGGCGCACTGGGGCTGATTACGCTCGTCGTCGGGGTCGCCGTGCTCAGCCTGACCATCGCCATGATCGTCGGAGCGGTCGACTTCCGGGTGCTGAGCGCGCTCGGCAGTTGGATGATCGCCGGCTACCTGGGCCGGGCGTTTCTGAAGGCCTGGAACGAGGGCAGATGA